In one window of Musa acuminata AAA Group cultivar baxijiao chromosome BXJ3-2, Cavendish_Baxijiao_AAA, whole genome shotgun sequence DNA:
- the LOC135631417 gene encoding leucine-rich repeat receptor-like serine/threonine/tyrosine-protein kinase SOBIR1: protein MAGASVPIRPFFLLLLLLLASISAVSSSDGSGPLLRVLSDLGLTTRGLDHPCRHPGVTCEAGGAAVRVSLPSHRLTGSLSAAVGNLPSLRQLDLPDNGLAGSLPRELALCRALRVLDLRRNRISGYVPREISALPDLRVLDLSDNRLSGDLSFLALLPNLERLSLSNNLFSGRVPLSLSASKKLRFLDLSGNVGLFHGDLPSRPASRLALRRSLIPKRYVLAETTTPGNNNSTHAKNSTTSTPALAPSSSSKNSSSSGHHRHHSRKRLVRNWIVGFITGSITGILSGAVLSLLFRLLLNYIRGRYKNPGGPSIFSSKHIRSAEDLAFLEKDDGLAALEIIGRGGCGEVYKAQLPADPKKPDQPGTVIAIKKIIKHNPNGGEPTSDEESRQLDKWMRQIRSEIQTVGHIRHRNLLPLLAHMIRPDCHYLIYEYMKNGSLEGVLRQVRDGERELDWLTRYRVALGVAAGLEYLHVHHKPQIIHRDLKPANILLDDDMEARIADFGLAKEMPDANTHITASKVAGTLGYISPEYGQTLRFTAKCDIYSFGVILAVLVVGRMPSDNFFQDTDEISLVRWLRNVMNTGNPVSVAVDPKLLGNGYEEQMLLVLRIAIFCTMDDPKVRPDSKEVRTMLAQIQH from the coding sequence ATGGCGGGAGCGTCCGTCCCAATTCGAccattcttcctcctcctcctcctcctcctcgcctccaTCTCCGCCGTCAGTTCCTCCGACGGCTCAGGCCCCCTCCTCCGAGTGCTCTCTGACCTCGGCCTAACCACCCGGGGGCTCGACCACCCTTGTCGCCACCCTGGCGTCACGTGCGAGGCCGGCGGCGCCGCCGTCCGCGTCTCGCTCCCCTCCCACCGCCTCACTGGCTCCCTCTCCGCCGCAGTCGGTAACCTTCCCTCCCTCCGCCAGCTTGATCTTCCCGACAACGGCCTCGCTGGCTCCCTCCCCCGCGAGCTCGCCCTGTGCCGCGCCCTCCGCGTCCTCGACCTCCGCCGCAACCGCATCTCCGGTTACGTCCCCCGCGAGATCTCCGCACTCCCCGACCTCCGTGTCCTCGACCTTTCCGACAACCGCCTCTCCGGCGACCTCTCCTTCCTCGCTCTCCTCCCTAACCTCGAGCGCCTCTCCCTGTCCAACAACCTCTTCTCTGGCCGCGTTCCCCTGTCCCTCTCTGCCTCCAAGAAGCTTCGCTTCCTCGACCTCTCCGGCAACGTCGGCCTCTTCCATGGCGACCTCCCTTCTCGTCCGGCTTCTCGTCTCGCTCTCCGCCGGAGTCTTATCCCGAAGCGATATGTTTTAGCCGAGACCACCACCCCAGGGAATAACAACTCCACCCATGCCAAGAATTCAACCACCAGCACACCAGCTCTCGCTCCATCCTCATCGTCGAAAAACTCTTCCTCGTCGGGACACCACCGCCACCACAGTCGCAAGCGCCTCGTGAGGAACTGGATCGTGGGGTTCATCACGGGCTCGATCACGGGCATCCTCTCCGGGGCCGTCCTCTCCCTGCTCTTCCGGCTGTTGTTGAACTACATCCGCGGGAGGTACAAGAACCCTGGCGGCCCTTCCATCTTCAGCTCCAAGCACATCAGGAGCGCCGAGGATCTGGCCTTCCTGGAAAAAGACGACGGGCTCGCCGCCCTGGAGATCATCGGCCGGGGCGGGTGCGGCGAGGTCTACAAGGCCCAGCTCCCCGCTGACCCCAAAAAGCCGGACCAGCCGGGCACGGTCATCGCCATCAAGAAGATCATAAAGCACAATCCCAACGGCGGCGAGCCGACCTCCGACGAGGAGAGCCGGCAGCTGGACAAGTGGATGCGCCAGATCCGATCGGAAATCCAGACCGTGGGCCACATCCGCCACCGCAACCTGCTGCCGTTGCTCGCCCACATGATCCGCCCCGACTGCCACTACCTCATCTACGAGTACATGAAGAACGGCAGCCTCGAGGGGGTGCTCCGCCAGGTGCGCGACGGCGAGCGGGAGCTCGACTGGCTGACGAGGTACCGGGTGGCGCTCGGCGTCGCTGCCGGCCTCGAATACCTCCACGTCCACCACAAGCCCCAGATCATCCACCGCGATCTCAAGCCGGCCAACATACTGCTGGACGACGACATGGAGGCGCGGATCGCGGACTTCGGGCTGGCCAAGGAGATGCCGGACGCCAACACCCACATCACCGCCTCCAAGGTGGCAGGGACGCTGGGCTACATCTCGCCGGAGTACGGGCAGACGCTGCGGTTCACGGCCAAGTGCGACATATACAGCTTCGGGGTGATCCTGGCAGTGCTGGTGGTGGGGAGAATGCCGTCCGACAACTTCTTCCAGGACACCGATGAGATCAGCCTGGTGCGGTGGCTGAGGAACGTGATGAACACGGGGAACCCGGTGTCGGTCGCCGTGGATCCCAAACTGCTGGGGAACGGGTACGAGGAGCAGATGCTGCTGGTGCTACGGATCGCCATCTTCTGCACCATGGACGACCCCAAGGTGCGGCCAGACAGCAAGGAGGTGAGGACGATGCTGGCGCAGATCCAACACTAA
- the LOC103973176 gene encoding glycosyl hydrolase 5 family protein isoform X1 translates to MAITRSTITMTPSGLFLLFLFATTASPAPIALPLSTSSRWVVDGEGRRVKLACVNWAAHLEPAVAEGLSKQPLDAISKSVAAMGFNCVRLTWPLYLLTDSSFGSVTVRQSLERLGLAESAAGVRVNNPGLLDLTLVQAFQAVVSNLASNSLMVILDNQISKPGWCCSKYDDNGFFGDKYFDPDEWLRGLEMMATMFNSSTSVVGMSLRNELRGPKQNISLWYRYMQRGAEIVHSANPDILVILSGLDYDKDLSFLSEKQVNLSFTKKLVFEYHWYGFSDGGDWGSQNPNEVCAMVIGNITRKGGFLLEQGWPLFLSEFGIDQRGVNEADNHFLSCFLSFAAEKDIDWALWALQGSYYIREGQLGLDETYGALSWDWCKARNSSFIQRLSAIQSPFQGPGLSKSSPYNMIFHPSTGLCIVTNSQLKQLQLGQCAESTAWRYTRQKKLMLKGTKYCLQPEGVSKPAKLGFGCKVSSAKWHLISSSKMHVSSNLTNNGNNVCLDIDDNGTIMTNQCKCLSLDGTCNPGSQWFKIIRSSREVNDQILKRCRSQFAQVEQLYPDDWRKHRNSLA, encoded by the exons ATGGCGATCACACGCTCCACAATCACCATGACTCCCTCCGgactctttctcctcttcctcttcgccaCCACTGCATCGCCCGCGCCAATCGCCCTCCCCCTTTCGACGAGCTCGAGATGGGTCGTCGACGGTGAGGGACGGCGGGTGAAGCTGGCGTGCGTGAACTGGGCGGCCCACCTCGAGCCGGCAGTGGCCGAGGGGCTGAGCAAGCAGCCCCTGGACGCCATCTCCAAGAGCGTGGCCGCTATGGGGTTCAACTGTGTCAGGCTCACCTGGCCTCTCTACCTGCTCACCGACTCCTCGTTCGGGTCGGTCACCGTCCGGCAGTCGCTGGAGCGGCTCGGCCTCGCGGAGTCGGCCGCCGGCGTCCGCGTCAACAACCCCGGCCTGCTTGACCTCACCCTTGTCCAGGCCTTCCAG GCTGTTGTCTCGAATCTAGCCAGCAACAGCCTCATGGTGATACTGGACAATCAGATAAGTAAGCCAGGCTGGTGTTGCAGCAAGTATGATGATAATGGCTTCTTTGGGGACAAGTATTTTGACCCTGATGAATGGTTGAGAGGTCTGGAAATGATGGCAACAATGTTCAACAGCTCAACAAGTGTGGTTGGCATGAGCTTGAGGAATGAGCTCAGAGGGCCAAAGCAAAACATTAGCCTCTGGTACAG GTACATGCAAAGAGGTGCAGAGATCGTACATTCAGCAAACCCGGACATTCTTGTCATACTATCAGGTCTAGATTATGACAAAGACCTCAGCTTCCTGTCTGAAAAACAAGTGAATTTAAGTTTCACCAAGAAGCTTGTTTTTGAGTACCATTGGTATGGATTCTCAGATGGTGGTGACTGGGGGAGTCAAAATCCTAATGAAGTTTGTGCAATGGTGATTGGTAACATCACTAGAAAAGGAGGGTTCTTATTAGAGCAAGGGTGGCCCTTGTTCCTATCTGAGTTTGGGATTGATCAAAGAGGAGTAAATGAGGCTGACAACCATTTCCTCAGCTGCTTTCTGAGTTTTGCGGCTGAAAAGGATATAGATTGGGCTCTTTGGGCATTGCAAGGAAGTTATTATATCAGAGAAGGGCAATTAGGACTAGATGAGACATATGGAGCTCTGAGTTGGGACTGGTGCAAGGCTAGGAATTCCAGCTTTATTCAGAGACTTTCTGCGATACAATCTCCCTTTCAAG GTCCTGGTCTTTCTAAAAGTTCACCATATAACATGATTTTCCATCCATCAACTGGACTTTGCATTGTGACAAATTCTCAACTCAAGCAGCTTCAGTTGGGCCAATGTGCAGAATCAACTGCCTGGCGCTACACCAGACAGAAAAAACTAATGCTAAAAGGCACCAAATATTGCTTGCAACCTGAAGGTGTGAGCAAACCAGCAAAGCTGGGATTCGGTTGCAAGGTCTCCAGTGCAAAATGGCATCTGATATCCAGCTCCAAGATGCATGTTTCATCCAATCTCACCAACAATGGCAACAATGTGTGCTTGGACATTGATGACAATGGTACTATCATGACAAATCAATGCAAGTGCCTAAGCCTAGATGGAACTTGCAATCCTGGTAGCCAGTGGTTCAAGATCATCAGAAGCAGTAGGGAAGTAAATGACCAAATCTTGAAGCGCTGTCGATCTCAATTTGCGCAGGTGGAACAATTATATCCTGATGATTGGAGAAAACATAGGAATTCCCTTGCATGA
- the LOC135632112 gene encoding autophagy-related protein 16-like isoform X2 — protein sequence MHSCLNSLWWKLQSAEHLKLLFKRKKNLSGICNMTSLKQGFLLYIWEENLQLKQDLYEKTQALDLLTSESQSLKLQHEEIRLKLKKAETENKDLIDRWMLEKMNTAEKLNEANSLYDELMQQLKVSSSEHIARQQVDGVVRQMEPGYADHVESAIPSSCRHTIHAHDGGCGSILFQHNSDMLISGGQDRTVKVWDTRSGTLSSTLHGCLGSVLDLAITHDNRSIIAASSSNNLYVWQTSSGRVQHTLTGHTDKVCAVDTSKVSSRNVVSAAYDHTMKVWDPVKGYCTSTIIFQSNCNALSYSMDGLTFCSGHVDGNLRIWDSRMGKAVSEVVAHSQAVTSICVSRSGNLVLTSGRDNFHNLFDLRTLEVCGTFKANGNRVASNWSRSCISADENFVAAGSADGFIYIWSRVKDNMLSVLEGHSSPVLSCSWNGMGNTLASADKNGNLCIWC from the exons ATGCACAGTTGTCTGAACAGCTTGTGGTGGAAGTTGCAGAGTGCAGAACATCTAAAGCTCTTGTTCAAGAGAAAGAAGAATTTATCAGGAATTTGCAATATGACATCTCTCAAGCAAGGTTTCCTTTTATACATCTG GGAAGAAAACCTACAACTTAAGCAGGATCTCTATGAAAAGACACAAGCCTTGGATTTGTTAACGAGTGAAAGCCAGTCACTTAAACTGCAACATGAGGAGATTAGATTGAAGTTGAAAAAAGCCGAAACTGAGAACAAGGATTTAATTGATCGTTGGATGCTGGAGAAGATGAATACTGCAGAAAAGCTGAATGAG GCTAATTCACTGTATGACGAGCTGATGCAACAGTTAAAGGTATCCAGCTCTGAACATATTGCAAGGCAACAAGTTGATGGGGTGGTTCGCCAAATGGAACCAGGATATGCAGACCATGTGGAATCAGCAATTCCATCTTCTTGCAGGCATACTATTCATGCCCATGATGGTGGATGTGGATCCATTCTGTTCCAACACAACTCGGATATGTTGATTAGTGGCGGTCAGGACCGAACAGTCAAGGTTTGGGATACAAGATCTGGGACACTGAGTTCTACTCTTCATGGTTGCCTTGGGTCAGTACTTGATCTTGCAATTACCCATGACAACAGATCTATCATTGCCGCCAGCAGCTCCAACAACCTGTATGTATGGCAAACTAGTTCTGGTCGGGTACAGCACACTCTCACTGGCCACACCGACAAAGTATGCGCGGTCGACACGAGCAAAGTTTCCAGCCGCAATGTAGTGAGTGCTGCTTATGATCACACCATGAAGGTCTGGGATCCAGTGAAAGGCTACTGCACCAGTACCATCATCTTCCAGAGCAACTGCAATGCCCTTTCATACAGCATGGATGGACTGACCTTCTGCTCTGGTCATGTAGATGGGAACCTGCGAATATGGGACAGCAGAATGGGAAAAGCTGTAAGTGAAGTAGTTGCTCATTCGCAGGCAGTGACATCAATCTGTGTCTCGCGAAGTGGTAACTTGGTGCTGACAAGCGGCAGGGATAACTTTCATAACTTATTCGACTTGAGAACACTGGAAGTTTGTGGGACGTTCAAAGCCAATGGAAACCGAGTCGCATCTAATTGGAGCAGGTCTTGTATCAGTGCCGATGAGAACTTTGTCGCAGCTGGATCAGCTGATGGATTCATCTACATATGGTCGAGGGTAAAGGATAACATGCTAAGCGTTTTAGAAGGGCATTCTTCGCCGGTCCTCTCGTGCTCATGGAATGGGATGGGGAACACACTAGCTTCTGCTGATAAGAATGGAAATTTGTGTATATGGTGTTGA
- the LOC103973176 gene encoding glycosyl hydrolase 5 family protein isoform X2 yields the protein MAITRSTITMTPSGLFLLFLFATTASPAPIALPLSTSSRWVVDGEGRRVKLACVNWAAHLEPAVAEGLSKQPLDAISKSVAAMGFNCVRLTWPLYLLTDSSFGSVTVRQSLERLGLAESAAGVRVNNPGLLDLTLVQAFQAVVSNLASNSLMVILDNQISKPGWCCSKYDDNGFFGDKYFDPDEWLRGLEMMATMFNSSTSVVGMSLRNELRGPKQNISLWYRYMQRGAEIVHSANPDILVILSGLDYDKDLSFLSEKQVNLSFTKKLVFEYHWYGFSDGGDWGSQNPNEVCAMVIGNITRKGGFLLEQGWPLFLSEFGIDQRGVNEADNHFLSCFLSFAAEKDIDWALWALQGSYYIREGQLGLDETYGALSWDWCKARNSSFIQRLSAIQSPFQGPGLSKSSPYNMIFHPSTGLCIVTNSQLKQLQLGQCAESTAWRYTRQKKLMLKGTKYCLQPEGVSKPAKLGFGCKVSSAKWHLISSSKMHVSSNLTNNGNNVCLDIDDNGTIMTNQCKCLSLDGTCNPGSQWFKIIRSSREVNDQILKRCRSQFAQVQTF from the exons ATGGCGATCACACGCTCCACAATCACCATGACTCCCTCCGgactctttctcctcttcctcttcgccaCCACTGCATCGCCCGCGCCAATCGCCCTCCCCCTTTCGACGAGCTCGAGATGGGTCGTCGACGGTGAGGGACGGCGGGTGAAGCTGGCGTGCGTGAACTGGGCGGCCCACCTCGAGCCGGCAGTGGCCGAGGGGCTGAGCAAGCAGCCCCTGGACGCCATCTCCAAGAGCGTGGCCGCTATGGGGTTCAACTGTGTCAGGCTCACCTGGCCTCTCTACCTGCTCACCGACTCCTCGTTCGGGTCGGTCACCGTCCGGCAGTCGCTGGAGCGGCTCGGCCTCGCGGAGTCGGCCGCCGGCGTCCGCGTCAACAACCCCGGCCTGCTTGACCTCACCCTTGTCCAGGCCTTCCAG GCTGTTGTCTCGAATCTAGCCAGCAACAGCCTCATGGTGATACTGGACAATCAGATAAGTAAGCCAGGCTGGTGTTGCAGCAAGTATGATGATAATGGCTTCTTTGGGGACAAGTATTTTGACCCTGATGAATGGTTGAGAGGTCTGGAAATGATGGCAACAATGTTCAACAGCTCAACAAGTGTGGTTGGCATGAGCTTGAGGAATGAGCTCAGAGGGCCAAAGCAAAACATTAGCCTCTGGTACAG GTACATGCAAAGAGGTGCAGAGATCGTACATTCAGCAAACCCGGACATTCTTGTCATACTATCAGGTCTAGATTATGACAAAGACCTCAGCTTCCTGTCTGAAAAACAAGTGAATTTAAGTTTCACCAAGAAGCTTGTTTTTGAGTACCATTGGTATGGATTCTCAGATGGTGGTGACTGGGGGAGTCAAAATCCTAATGAAGTTTGTGCAATGGTGATTGGTAACATCACTAGAAAAGGAGGGTTCTTATTAGAGCAAGGGTGGCCCTTGTTCCTATCTGAGTTTGGGATTGATCAAAGAGGAGTAAATGAGGCTGACAACCATTTCCTCAGCTGCTTTCTGAGTTTTGCGGCTGAAAAGGATATAGATTGGGCTCTTTGGGCATTGCAAGGAAGTTATTATATCAGAGAAGGGCAATTAGGACTAGATGAGACATATGGAGCTCTGAGTTGGGACTGGTGCAAGGCTAGGAATTCCAGCTTTATTCAGAGACTTTCTGCGATACAATCTCCCTTTCAAG GTCCTGGTCTTTCTAAAAGTTCACCATATAACATGATTTTCCATCCATCAACTGGACTTTGCATTGTGACAAATTCTCAACTCAAGCAGCTTCAGTTGGGCCAATGTGCAGAATCAACTGCCTGGCGCTACACCAGACAGAAAAAACTAATGCTAAAAGGCACCAAATATTGCTTGCAACCTGAAGGTGTGAGCAAACCAGCAAAGCTGGGATTCGGTTGCAAGGTCTCCAGTGCAAAATGGCATCTGATATCCAGCTCCAAGATGCATGTTTCATCCAATCTCACCAACAATGGCAACAATGTGTGCTTGGACATTGATGACAATGGTACTATCATGACAAATCAATGCAAGTGCCTAAGCCTAGATGGAACTTGCAATCCTGGTAGCCAGTGGTTCAAGATCATCAGAAGCAGTAGGGAAGTAAATGACCAAATCTTGAAGCGCTGTCGATCTCAATTTGCGCAG GTTCAGACTTTCTAA
- the LOC135632112 gene encoding autophagy-related protein 16-like isoform X1, which yields MRRDEVGRAAIKRAIRALRKRHLLEEGAHAPAIKALSRPLVAQGLEWKEKVENLEVELQHCYKAHAQLSEQLVVEVAECRTSKALVQEKEEFIRNLQYDISQAREENLQLKQDLYEKTQALDLLTSESQSLKLQHEEIRLKLKKAETENKDLIDRWMLEKMNTAEKLNEANSLYDELMQQLKVSSSEHIARQQVDGVVRQMEPGYADHVESAIPSSCRHTIHAHDGGCGSILFQHNSDMLISGGQDRTVKVWDTRSGTLSSTLHGCLGSVLDLAITHDNRSIIAASSSNNLYVWQTSSGRVQHTLTGHTDKVCAVDTSKVSSRNVVSAAYDHTMKVWDPVKGYCTSTIIFQSNCNALSYSMDGLTFCSGHVDGNLRIWDSRMGKAVSEVVAHSQAVTSICVSRSGNLVLTSGRDNFHNLFDLRTLEVCGTFKANGNRVASNWSRSCISADENFVAAGSADGFIYIWSRVKDNMLSVLEGHSSPVLSCSWNGMGNTLASADKNGNLCIWC from the exons AT GAGACGGGATGAGGTCGGGAGGGCGGCGATCAAGCGCGCCATCAGAGCCCTCCGGAAGCGGCATTTGCTCGAGGAAGGCGCCCACGCTCCGGCTATTAAGGCCCTCTCCAGACCCCTTGTAGCCCAG GGATTAGAGTGGAAGGAAAAAGTTGAAAACCTTGAAGTGGAGTTGCAACACTGTTACAAAGCTCATGCACAGTTGTCTGAACAGCTTGTGGTGGAAGTTGCAGAGTGCAGAACATCTAAAGCTCTTGTTCAAGAGAAAGAAGAATTTATCAGGAATTTGCAATATGACATCTCTCAAGCAAG GGAAGAAAACCTACAACTTAAGCAGGATCTCTATGAAAAGACACAAGCCTTGGATTTGTTAACGAGTGAAAGCCAGTCACTTAAACTGCAACATGAGGAGATTAGATTGAAGTTGAAAAAAGCCGAAACTGAGAACAAGGATTTAATTGATCGTTGGATGCTGGAGAAGATGAATACTGCAGAAAAGCTGAATGAG GCTAATTCACTGTATGACGAGCTGATGCAACAGTTAAAGGTATCCAGCTCTGAACATATTGCAAGGCAACAAGTTGATGGGGTGGTTCGCCAAATGGAACCAGGATATGCAGACCATGTGGAATCAGCAATTCCATCTTCTTGCAGGCATACTATTCATGCCCATGATGGTGGATGTGGATCCATTCTGTTCCAACACAACTCGGATATGTTGATTAGTGGCGGTCAGGACCGAACAGTCAAGGTTTGGGATACAAGATCTGGGACACTGAGTTCTACTCTTCATGGTTGCCTTGGGTCAGTACTTGATCTTGCAATTACCCATGACAACAGATCTATCATTGCCGCCAGCAGCTCCAACAACCTGTATGTATGGCAAACTAGTTCTGGTCGGGTACAGCACACTCTCACTGGCCACACCGACAAAGTATGCGCGGTCGACACGAGCAAAGTTTCCAGCCGCAATGTAGTGAGTGCTGCTTATGATCACACCATGAAGGTCTGGGATCCAGTGAAAGGCTACTGCACCAGTACCATCATCTTCCAGAGCAACTGCAATGCCCTTTCATACAGCATGGATGGACTGACCTTCTGCTCTGGTCATGTAGATGGGAACCTGCGAATATGGGACAGCAGAATGGGAAAAGCTGTAAGTGAAGTAGTTGCTCATTCGCAGGCAGTGACATCAATCTGTGTCTCGCGAAGTGGTAACTTGGTGCTGACAAGCGGCAGGGATAACTTTCATAACTTATTCGACTTGAGAACACTGGAAGTTTGTGGGACGTTCAAAGCCAATGGAAACCGAGTCGCATCTAATTGGAGCAGGTCTTGTATCAGTGCCGATGAGAACTTTGTCGCAGCTGGATCAGCTGATGGATTCATCTACATATGGTCGAGGGTAAAGGATAACATGCTAAGCGTTTTAGAAGGGCATTCTTCGCCGGTCCTCTCGTGCTCATGGAATGGGATGGGGAACACACTAGCTTCTGCTGATAAGAATGGAAATTTGTGTATATGGTGTTGA
- the LOC135631541 gene encoding transcription factor FAMA-like gives MAVERNRSRQMNEHLRVLTSLIAGGAIVFVRELEQLLQCLESQKRRRLFGGGEAPRSATDAPPLPNQQPFYPPLPVPDADQVKLLDIDPGGGLREETAENKSCLADVEVRLLGFDAMIKILSRRRPGQLITTIAALEDLQFAILHTNISTTEQTVFYSFNAKTASETRCIAEDIANSVQQILSFIDANTV, from the exons ATGGCGGTGGAACGCAACCGGAGCAGGCAGATGAACGAGCATCTCCGCGTGCTCACGTCTCTCATTGCCGGAGGAGCCATCGTGTTCGTGAGGGAGTTGGAGCAACTCCTGCAATGCTTGGAGTCCCAAAAGAGACGAAGGCTCTTCGGCGGTGGTGAAGCTCCAAGATCGGCGACGGACGCCCCTCCGCTGCCCAACCAGCAGCCATTCTATCCACCCCTCCCCGTCCCCGACGCCGACCAAGTCAAGCTCCTCGACATCGACCCAGGCGGCGGCCTCCGCGAGGAGACGGCGGAGAACAAGTCCTGCCTCGCCGACGTCGAGGTCAGGCTTCTGGGCTTCGACGCCATGATCAAGATCCTCTCTCGTCGCCGGCCAGGGCAGCTCATCACGACCATCGCCGCTCTCGAGGATCTACAGTTCGCCATTCTCCACACCAACATCAGCACCACCGAGCAAACCGTCTTCTACTCCTTCAACGCCAAG ACTGCAAGCGAGACCAGATGCATTGCGGAGGACATCGCAAACTCGGTCCAACAGATCCTAAGCTTCATCGACGCCAACACAGTATGA